In Bacteriovorax stolpii, a single genomic region encodes these proteins:
- a CDS encoding sigma 54-interacting transcriptional regulator, translating to MTSSMINNKTSLENLTSSLLLSLDEAHFFTSLNAFFKGHMNAHKVQVYKILENGSAILMSEDAHAVTNGLVLDKGVGAAGYIARTKRGYFSNTVERDPVFTREAALGVKAELCLPISADGVVIGSIHCQMLDNSREFSREDMTFGMSILADIKSPIQNMKMYLAAKNLNEALLRTIELKEKELQESRSGVKIQDSFKILEKEIIGRSQAMKDLLALVDRIADKEISAFIMGEAATGKEMIARRIHCRSHRRDRAFVTVDCSTMNEAQLDREMFGLENHMGMLEVSNYGTLFINSIEKMTPAIQNKLVQFINNKMGIKADNGFFKSDVRLISASTKDLMELVREGKFREDLYFALSTVVLKAPALRERKEDIELMANFFLNQNKAKEAHKSFSPSAIKALTEFNWSGNVRELQNVVERAYILAEGSIIEKLHLDEHIQSASEAKIVAAAPVAAKPVEFQHVTLEELEKNHIMGTLENLGGNKTKTAKVLGITVKTLYNKLHSYGVEFDKEA from the coding sequence ATGACTAGTTCAATGATTAACAACAAGACAAGCCTAGAAAACCTAACTTCATCTCTTCTTTTAAGCCTAGATGAAGCACACTTTTTTACATCTCTAAACGCTTTCTTCAAAGGTCATATGAACGCTCATAAAGTTCAGGTCTACAAAATCCTGGAAAACGGTTCAGCAATCCTTATGTCAGAAGACGCACACGCAGTAACAAACGGCCTGGTTCTAGATAAAGGTGTTGGTGCTGCTGGGTATATCGCTCGTACAAAAAGAGGATACTTTTCAAATACAGTAGAAAGAGACCCGGTTTTCACAAGAGAAGCTGCTCTAGGTGTAAAAGCTGAGCTTTGTCTTCCAATCTCTGCTGACGGTGTTGTTATTGGTTCAATCCACTGTCAAATGTTGGATAACTCTCGTGAGTTCTCACGTGAAGATATGACTTTTGGTATGTCGATCCTTGCAGACATCAAGAGCCCAATCCAAAACATGAAAATGTACCTTGCTGCTAAAAACCTTAACGAAGCTCTACTTCGTACAATTGAACTTAAAGAAAAAGAACTTCAAGAGTCACGCTCTGGAGTGAAGATTCAAGATTCTTTCAAAATCTTAGAAAAAGAAATCATCGGTAGATCACAGGCAATGAAAGACCTTCTTGCTCTGGTAGATAGAATTGCTGATAAAGAAATCTCTGCTTTCATCATGGGTGAAGCGGCGACTGGTAAAGAAATGATCGCACGTCGTATTCACTGCAGATCACACCGTCGTGACAGAGCTTTCGTAACTGTAGACTGTTCAACAATGAACGAAGCTCAGCTTGACCGTGAAATGTTTGGTCTTGAAAACCACATGGGAATGCTTGAAGTTTCAAATTACGGAACTCTTTTCATCAACTCAATTGAAAAGATGACTCCTGCTATCCAAAATAAACTTGTTCAGTTCATTAACAATAAAATGGGAATTAAAGCTGACAATGGTTTCTTTAAGTCTGACGTAAGATTAATCTCTGCTTCAACTAAAGACCTTATGGAACTAGTGCGCGAAGGAAAATTCAGAGAAGACCTATACTTCGCACTAAGTACAGTTGTTCTTAAAGCTCCAGCTCTAAGAGAAAGAAAAGAAGATATTGAACTAATGGCGAACTTCTTCCTTAACCAAAATAAAGCGAAAGAAGCTCATAAGTCTTTCTCTCCATCTGCGATCAAAGCTCTAACAGAGTTCAACTGGTCAGGAAACGTGAGAGAGCTACAAAACGTAGTAGAGCGCGCTTACATCCTTGCAGAAGGATCAATCATTGAAAAACTACACCTGGACGAGCACATCCAGTCTGCTTCTGAAGCAAAAATCGTAGCAGCAGCTCCAGTAGCAGCTAAGCCGGTTGAGTTCCAACACGTAACACTAGAAGAACTAGAGAAAAACCACATCATGGGAACTCTTGAAAACCTAGGTGGAAACAAGACAAAAACGGCTAAAGTTCTTGGAATTACAGTTAAGACTCTATACAACAAACTTCACTCTTACGGAGTTGAGTTCGATAAGGAAGCTTAA
- a CDS encoding PD40 domain-containing protein has translation MKSLLVAMMIFLSVGAFAQDDNLTIVAVGEATLEKDKMVIQDPYMSGNLTAAQKTAASELVKLMRNDFSFYQKKFFLVEAAPNNTSVRQPTNYEYWQSKGVRFLGTASVDKAGEGMKVTVVFEDIKNRKQIYNKTEMVTIATLRKEGHEMANGVYKQIIGKDSIFTSKIVFVSDRNTRGKKTVKEVYMMDFDGKNVTQITNHGGIVISPSMSQDGRYLIYSLISNSAKKRNNDLYLMDMRTRETKIISNRDGVNSGAIFLTGGKSIALTLTVSGNAEIYEMNLATQELRKITSHFASDVDPSITYDGSLMTFLSDRPGKAMIYTMDPRGTESNVKRISFVGQFNATPRFSPDGKEIVFSSWLDNSFDLFRISSDGQGLARLTKDFGSNEDPSYSNDGEFIAFTSQRVISRVKADQNIYIMDRDGGILGAITAGFGNCISPRWYKF, from the coding sequence ATGAAAAGTTTATTAGTCGCTATGATGATTTTCCTTTCAGTGGGTGCATTTGCTCAGGATGATAACCTGACAATCGTCGCTGTTGGTGAAGCTACATTAGAAAAAGATAAAATGGTCATTCAAGATCCATATATGTCAGGAAATTTAACAGCGGCTCAAAAAACGGCAGCTTCAGAGCTCGTAAAGCTGATGAGAAACGATTTTTCTTTTTACCAAAAGAAATTCTTCTTGGTAGAAGCAGCTCCTAATAATACATCTGTTCGCCAGCCGACAAACTATGAGTACTGGCAGTCTAAAGGTGTGCGCTTTTTAGGAACGGCATCGGTTGATAAGGCCGGCGAGGGCATGAAGGTAACGGTTGTTTTCGAAGATATTAAAAACAGAAAGCAAATTTATAACAAAACAGAAATGGTAACGATCGCGACTCTTCGTAAAGAAGGGCACGAGATGGCCAACGGTGTTTATAAACAAATCATCGGAAAGGATTCAATCTTTACTTCTAAGATCGTCTTTGTTTCAGATAGAAACACAAGAGGAAAGAAAACGGTGAAAGAAGTCTATATGATGGACTTCGATGGAAAAAATGTCACTCAGATCACAAACCATGGCGGGATCGTTATTTCTCCTTCTATGTCTCAAGATGGCCGCTACCTGATATACTCGCTGATTTCCAACTCAGCTAAGAAAAGAAACAACGACCTTTATCTAATGGACATGAGAACTCGCGAAACTAAAATCATCTCTAATAGAGATGGGGTGAACTCGGGAGCTATCTTCTTAACAGGTGGAAAGAGTATTGCGCTTACTCTGACAGTTTCAGGAAACGCTGAAATTTATGAGATGAACCTGGCGACTCAAGAGTTAAGAAAAATCACTAGTCACTTTGCTTCGGACGTTGACCCTTCTATTACATACGATGGTTCATTAATGACGTTCTTATCTGATAGACCTGGAAAGGCCATGATCTACACGATGGACCCGCGCGGGACCGAATCTAATGTAAAGAGGATCAGCTTCGTCGGTCAGTTCAATGCAACTCCACGCTTTTCACCGGACGGGAAAGAGATCGTTTTCTCTTCTTGGCTGGATAACTCTTTTGACCTTTTCAGAATCTCATCTGATGGCCAGGGTCTGGCCCGCCTGACGAAGGATTTTGGTTCTAATGAAGACCCGAGCTATTCGAATGATGGGGAGTTTATCGCCTTTACTAGCCAGCGTGTTATCTCACGAGTGAAGGCCGACCAAAATATCTACATTATGGACCGTGATGGGGGGATTTTAGGGGCCATTACCGCTGGATTCGGGAATTGTATAAGTCCTAGATGGTATAAGTTCTAG
- a CDS encoding TonB family protein: MRVFQTPKFNHPGFNFFLRRSTYIHAALVASTLIGGKVAFDLNRAEREKNLELIQASVRVDMVAMPTHTLNELKNLSSGVEEAKREEKAPEIEKPVEKVEAKPEPKEEPKEEPKVAEEKPDAGPTFEEAKAAQKRKDFLSKLKTIGNKKVDSEGTQKAEKGAYGSKETALKDLVLSGNKLSKGTAMYGEGGAAEMTAFQAYASRLPDLVRPHWKLPSFLMDKNYKARIRVWLNMSGEVTRAVVYQSSGDNEFDQRAVEAVKTASPFPALKEEFGRRAMNGDILLGFPL; encoded by the coding sequence ATGAGAGTCTTTCAAACTCCAAAATTTAATCACCCTGGGTTTAACTTCTTTTTAAGGCGTTCGACCTATATCCACGCAGCACTTGTGGCCTCTACTTTAATTGGTGGAAAGGTCGCGTTTGATCTTAATCGCGCAGAAAGAGAAAAAAACCTGGAGTTGATCCAGGCCTCAGTTCGAGTCGATATGGTGGCGATGCCAACTCATACTTTGAATGAACTTAAAAATCTTTCAAGTGGTGTAGAGGAAGCTAAACGTGAAGAAAAAGCTCCAGAGATTGAAAAGCCGGTAGAAAAAGTTGAAGCTAAACCGGAACCGAAAGAAGAACCAAAAGAAGAACCAAAAGTCGCAGAAGAAAAACCGGATGCTGGTCCGACTTTTGAAGAAGCAAAGGCCGCTCAGAAAAGAAAAGATTTCTTGAGTAAACTTAAGACGATTGGAAACAAAAAAGTTGATTCTGAAGGAACTCAGAAAGCTGAAAAAGGGGCTTACGGCAGTAAAGAGACAGCACTAAAAGACCTGGTTCTTTCTGGAAATAAATTATCTAAAGGAACGGCGATGTATGGAGAAGGTGGAGCTGCTGAAATGACAGCTTTCCAGGCCTATGCTTCAAGACTTCCGGATTTAGTTCGCCCTCACTGGAAACTTCCAAGTTTCTTGATGGATAAAAACTACAAGGCCCGCATTCGCGTATGGCTTAATATGAGTGGTGAAGTCACAAGAGCTGTTGTGTACCAGTCAAGTGGGGACAATGAGTTTGATCAAAGAGCAGTCGAAGCTGTGAAAACAGCGTCTCCTTTTCCGGCACTTAAAGAAGAGTTCGGAAGAAGGGCCATGAATGGTGATATATTGTTAGGTTTCCCTTTATAA
- a CDS encoding biopolymer transporter ExbD, with amino-acid sequence MGFSTGKKKGAISDINVTPLVDVMLVLLVIFMVTAPLMLNGIKLDLPKTKEVNPVNLNATQVIVSISKSEEFFLGKDKMLLGELVPEIQKQFKANNTDTVFLRADFGLAYGKVARLMSHLKRGGIQKIALVTVTEDKK; translated from the coding sequence ATGGGATTTAGCACAGGTAAAAAAAAGGGAGCCATTTCCGACATCAACGTCACACCACTAGTAGACGTAATGCTGGTTCTTTTAGTTATCTTCATGGTAACGGCCCCTTTAATGTTAAACGGAATTAAGCTCGACTTGCCAAAAACAAAAGAAGTAAACCCGGTCAACCTCAACGCTACTCAGGTGATTGTTTCAATCAGTAAGTCTGAAGAGTTTTTCCTGGGGAAAGATAAAATGCTTTTAGGGGAATTGGTTCCTGAAATTCAAAAGCAGTTTAAGGCCAATAATACAGACACGGTTTTCCTTCGCGCAGACTTCGGTCTCGCTTATGGAAAAGTGGCAAGACTGATGTCGCACTTAAAGCGCGGTGGAATCCAGAAGATTGCACTGGTTACTGTTACAGAAGATAAAAAATAA
- a CDS encoding MotA/TolQ/ExbB proton channel family protein, giving the protein MEGAKLDILNIIWHSGIIVKIVLGLLVAASVYSWAIILKKKKLFSEVEENNKRFYEIYQNSENLKDIMIKSEMLPFSPYKALYTNGYKELVKMKEAYSGQHQSGLAFHFQNFGMGVLERGLKKGANETNDELSKLLPTLASIGSVTPFVGLFGTVWGIIDAFAGLAGGGGSIDAVAPGIAEALVATAVGLAAAIPAVWFYNHFNSINEKVNSEMESFGQDFINVVERSVIE; this is encoded by the coding sequence GTGGAAGGCGCAAAATTAGATATTCTCAACATTATCTGGCATTCAGGAATTATTGTTAAAATCGTACTGGGACTTTTAGTTGCCGCTTCGGTTTATTCTTGGGCCATCATCTTAAAGAAGAAAAAACTTTTCTCTGAAGTTGAAGAAAACAATAAACGTTTTTATGAAATTTACCAAAACTCAGAAAACTTAAAAGACATCATGATTAAGTCAGAGATGCTTCCGTTTTCACCATACAAAGCTCTTTATACAAACGGTTATAAAGAATTAGTGAAAATGAAAGAGGCTTACTCTGGTCAACACCAAAGCGGTTTAGCTTTTCACTTCCAGAATTTTGGAATGGGTGTTTTAGAGCGCGGTCTTAAAAAAGGTGCAAACGAAACTAACGACGAACTAAGTAAACTTCTGCCAACACTTGCTTCAATTGGTTCAGTAACTCCATTCGTAGGATTATTCGGAACTGTTTGGGGGATCATCGACGCTTTCGCCGGTCTTGCTGGTGGTGGTGGATCAATCGATGCTGTTGCTCCCGGTATTGCTGAAGCCCTGGTTGCGACAGCAGTAGGTCTGGCAGCAGCGATTCCTGCCGTTTGGTTTTACAACCACTTTAACAGCATCAACGAAAAAGTGAATTCTGAAATGGAGAGCTTTGGACAAGATTTCATTAACGTTGTTGAGCGTTCAGTAATCGAATAG